In the genome of Phacochoerus africanus isolate WHEZ1 chromosome 10, ROS_Pafr_v1, whole genome shotgun sequence, one region contains:
- the TMEM156 gene encoding transmembrane protein 156 isoform X1, translating to MTKTALLKLLLAIVIMFILILPEYFKTPRGNMLELSCLEVCLQPNFTHLFSYLNFSFVTFLQPIRETQTVMGIFLNHSSFQNLTGICQDITREFKMCSSCLACESKGNMDFISQEQTSKVLIMRGSVEMKTDDFHSPCQHFNFTVAPMVDHLEEYNITYKLKTHPRRSTIKEEDPTKEPSLNHTCRIMENLNNCINISLHLEMDAENVVCSMKITWYILVLLVFIFLLILIIRKILEDHRRVQKWQSHKYKPTSLLLRGSDSEKLRTLNVQVISAETTKRLPLAQVKDVLPPIPELEVTSVAHQQDQYTRQTQRTRARLRQFIYAGLPER from the exons gaAACATGTTGGAGCTATCATGCCTAGAAGTGTGTTTACAACCTAATTTTACCcatttattctcttatttaaatttttcttttgtgacttttCTGCAACCAATAAGAGAAACTCAGACTGTTATGGGAATCTTTCTAAATCACTCCAGCTTTCAAAACCTCACTGGGATTTGCCAAGACATCACACGTGAATTTAAAATGTGCTCTTCATGTTTGGCTTGTGAGTCCAAAGGAAACATGGATTTTATTTCTCAGGAACAAACATCAAAAG TTCTTATCATGAGAGGATCAGTGGAGATGAAGACAGATGATTTTCATTCACCTTGTCAACATTTTAACTTCACTGTAGCTCCTATGGTTGACCACTTGGAGGAATACAATATTACCTATAAACTAAAAACCCACCCTAGAAGGTCAACAATCAAAGAGGAAGATCCAACCAAGGAACCATCTCTAAATCATACCTGTAGAATTATGGAAAACTTGAATAATTGTATAAACATTTCTTTGCACCTAGAAATGGATGCAGAAA atGTTGTTTGTTCCATGAAGATCACTTGGTACATCCTAGTTctattagtttttatatttttactcatCCTCATTATCCGCAAAATACTTGAAGACCACAGGAGAGTGCAGAAGTGGCAGA GTCATAAATACAAACCTACATCTCTACTTTTAAGAGGAAGTGATTCTGAGAAACTGCGAACATTGAATGTGCAGGTTATTTCAG CAGAGACCACGAAGAGGCTGCCTTTGGCTCAGGTCAAGGATGTGCTTCCTCCAATACCAGAGCTAGAAGTTACTTCTGTGGCACATCAGCAAGATCAATATACACG CCAGACCCAGAGGACACGGGCTAGACTGAGACAGTTCATATACGCTGGCCTCCCAGAGCGCTGA
- the TMEM156 gene encoding transmembrane protein 156 isoform X5, with the protein MLELSCLEVCLQPNFTHLFSYLNFSFVTFLQPIRETQTVMGIFLNHSSFQNLTGICQDITREFKMCSSCLACESKGNMDFISQEQTSKVLIMRGSVEMKTDDFHSPCQHFNFTVAPMVDHLEEYNITYKLKTHPRRSTIKEEDPTKEPSLNHTCRIMENLNNCINISLHLEMDAENVVCSMKITWYILVLLVFIFLLILIIRKILEDHRRVQKWQSHKYKPTSLLLRGSDSEKLRTLNVQVISAETTKRLPLAQVKDVLPPIPELEVTSVAHQQDQYTRQTQRTRARLRQFIYAGLPER; encoded by the exons ATGTTGGAGCTATCATGCCTAGAAGTGTGTTTACAACCTAATTTTACCcatttattctcttatttaaatttttcttttgtgacttttCTGCAACCAATAAGAGAAACTCAGACTGTTATGGGAATCTTTCTAAATCACTCCAGCTTTCAAAACCTCACTGGGATTTGCCAAGACATCACACGTGAATTTAAAATGTGCTCTTCATGTTTGGCTTGTGAGTCCAAAGGAAACATGGATTTTATTTCTCAGGAACAAACATCAAAAG TTCTTATCATGAGAGGATCAGTGGAGATGAAGACAGATGATTTTCATTCACCTTGTCAACATTTTAACTTCACTGTAGCTCCTATGGTTGACCACTTGGAGGAATACAATATTACCTATAAACTAAAAACCCACCCTAGAAGGTCAACAATCAAAGAGGAAGATCCAACCAAGGAACCATCTCTAAATCATACCTGTAGAATTATGGAAAACTTGAATAATTGTATAAACATTTCTTTGCACCTAGAAATGGATGCAGAAA atGTTGTTTGTTCCATGAAGATCACTTGGTACATCCTAGTTctattagtttttatatttttactcatCCTCATTATCCGCAAAATACTTGAAGACCACAGGAGAGTGCAGAAGTGGCAGA GTCATAAATACAAACCTACATCTCTACTTTTAAGAGGAAGTGATTCTGAGAAACTGCGAACATTGAATGTGCAGGTTATTTCAG CAGAGACCACGAAGAGGCTGCCTTTGGCTCAGGTCAAGGATGTGCTTCCTCCAATACCAGAGCTAGAAGTTACTTCTGTGGCACATCAGCAAGATCAATATACACG CCAGACCCAGAGGACACGGGCTAGACTGAGACAGTTCATATACGCTGGCCTCCCAGAGCGCTGA
- the TMEM156 gene encoding transmembrane protein 156 isoform X2, translated as MTKTALLKLLLAIVIMFILILPEYFKTPRGNMLELSCLEVCLQPNFTHLFSYLNFSFVTFLQPIRETQTVMGIFLNHSSFQNLTGICQDITREFKMCSSCLACESKGNMDFISQEQTSKVLIMRGSVEMKTDDFHSPCQHFNFTVAPMVDHLEEYNITYKLKTHPRRSTIKEEDPTKEPSLNHTCRIMENLNNCINISLHLEMDAENVVCSMKITWYILVLLVFIFLLILIIRKILEDHRRVQKWQSHKYKPTSLLLRGSDSEKLRTLNVQVISETTKRLPLAQVKDVLPPIPELEVTSVAHQQDQYTRQTQRTRARLRQFIYAGLPER; from the exons gaAACATGTTGGAGCTATCATGCCTAGAAGTGTGTTTACAACCTAATTTTACCcatttattctcttatttaaatttttcttttgtgacttttCTGCAACCAATAAGAGAAACTCAGACTGTTATGGGAATCTTTCTAAATCACTCCAGCTTTCAAAACCTCACTGGGATTTGCCAAGACATCACACGTGAATTTAAAATGTGCTCTTCATGTTTGGCTTGTGAGTCCAAAGGAAACATGGATTTTATTTCTCAGGAACAAACATCAAAAG TTCTTATCATGAGAGGATCAGTGGAGATGAAGACAGATGATTTTCATTCACCTTGTCAACATTTTAACTTCACTGTAGCTCCTATGGTTGACCACTTGGAGGAATACAATATTACCTATAAACTAAAAACCCACCCTAGAAGGTCAACAATCAAAGAGGAAGATCCAACCAAGGAACCATCTCTAAATCATACCTGTAGAATTATGGAAAACTTGAATAATTGTATAAACATTTCTTTGCACCTAGAAATGGATGCAGAAA atGTTGTTTGTTCCATGAAGATCACTTGGTACATCCTAGTTctattagtttttatatttttactcatCCTCATTATCCGCAAAATACTTGAAGACCACAGGAGAGTGCAGAAGTGGCAGA GTCATAAATACAAACCTACATCTCTACTTTTAAGAGGAAGTGATTCTGAGAAACTGCGAACATTGAATGTGCAGGTTATTTCAG AGACCACGAAGAGGCTGCCTTTGGCTCAGGTCAAGGATGTGCTTCCTCCAATACCAGAGCTAGAAGTTACTTCTGTGGCACATCAGCAAGATCAATATACACG CCAGACCCAGAGGACACGGGCTAGACTGAGACAGTTCATATACGCTGGCCTCCCAGAGCGCTGA
- the TMEM156 gene encoding transmembrane protein 156 isoform X3, with translation MTKTALLKLLLAIVIMFILILPEYFKTPRGNMLELSCLEVCLQPNFTHLFSYLNFSFVTFLQPIRETQTVMGIFLNHSSFQNLTGICQDITREFKMCSSCLACESKGNMDFISQEQTSKVLIMRGSVEMKTDDFHSPCQHFNFTVAPMVDHLEEYNITYKLKTHPRRSTIKEEDPTKEPSLNHTCRIMENLNNCINISLHLEMDAENVVCSMKITWYILVLLVFIFLLILIIRKILEDHRRVQKWQSHKYKPTSLLLRGSDSEKLRTLNVQVISAETTKRLPLAQVKDVLPPIPELEVTSVAHQQDQYTRPRGHGLD, from the exons gaAACATGTTGGAGCTATCATGCCTAGAAGTGTGTTTACAACCTAATTTTACCcatttattctcttatttaaatttttcttttgtgacttttCTGCAACCAATAAGAGAAACTCAGACTGTTATGGGAATCTTTCTAAATCACTCCAGCTTTCAAAACCTCACTGGGATTTGCCAAGACATCACACGTGAATTTAAAATGTGCTCTTCATGTTTGGCTTGTGAGTCCAAAGGAAACATGGATTTTATTTCTCAGGAACAAACATCAAAAG TTCTTATCATGAGAGGATCAGTGGAGATGAAGACAGATGATTTTCATTCACCTTGTCAACATTTTAACTTCACTGTAGCTCCTATGGTTGACCACTTGGAGGAATACAATATTACCTATAAACTAAAAACCCACCCTAGAAGGTCAACAATCAAAGAGGAAGATCCAACCAAGGAACCATCTCTAAATCATACCTGTAGAATTATGGAAAACTTGAATAATTGTATAAACATTTCTTTGCACCTAGAAATGGATGCAGAAA atGTTGTTTGTTCCATGAAGATCACTTGGTACATCCTAGTTctattagtttttatatttttactcatCCTCATTATCCGCAAAATACTTGAAGACCACAGGAGAGTGCAGAAGTGGCAGA GTCATAAATACAAACCTACATCTCTACTTTTAAGAGGAAGTGATTCTGAGAAACTGCGAACATTGAATGTGCAGGTTATTTCAG CAGAGACCACGAAGAGGCTGCCTTTGGCTCAGGTCAAGGATGTGCTTCCTCCAATACCAGAGCTAGAAGTTACTTCTGTGGCACATCAGCAAGATCAATATACACG ACCCAGAGGACACGGGCTAGACTGA